One genomic region from Puniceicoccus vermicola encodes:
- a CDS encoding ATP-binding protein: protein MSEQEKRNSAEVSTKRCPYSLAVSVAGIIASFIVLVGWQIKSSLIVQIGPGLAPMPSTTAIGFLFLSIAVLASSIRGPAKSIRVARLASILLIFWAGLNLLQHAFPIQFGIDSLFGRPFIEYGSDAPGRMSILSGWFFLSIGVAVLFYSLQSLKTNSGILVILISGMVAGISSSVLISYAVDIQPTIWFGEQLTAMSLHTALGFFLLSTGLITLQLRCGIASFVDSSRWLWFPVLCSTTFAIFTIYFAISTNSEQGRIKVASGATDSMTKLLSARLDELENALSRMGERVSLSQADEYERWAKDAAHYLEDFPSLNFIAVQDRALNINWAYPESNTVFDEWMKKNAMTWDPSETLTIQSIPGNVSPHKIALSIYEGTPGDADSREIHLFAIIDWENLAFGTLDEFRGQLGKNSANMSITLAPTSEIGSMDFGHNAVSVRRLTNRFSWIVTADPRSLETRNRLQNIFLAGGIITSILFSFLIHSLQVGRRRLKEVEEARWELARNQARLKSFVAHAPAAVAMFDPQLRYIAASRYWLKDYRLEDRPILGISHYEIFPNISDEWKEIHNRCLEGKVEYCNRDRWRPPGWDHDQYLRWEVRPWHEPDGSIGGIMMFTSDVTLDVQRELEIISMQEKAEEANRLKSEFLANMSHEIRTPMNGVIGMTSILQETSLSPDQSDCVEVIRESADALLSIIDDILDFSKIEAGKVQLENERFSLGELVNTTVELLLPVAARRGNEILPWIELEKPVELMGDSGRIRQIITNLLGNSIKFTENGEIILKIKAIERARGKLYLLFEISDTGVGMTEEQCTRIFRPFVQADGSTARKYGGTGLGLSISQRLVETMGGKLKVESKLGEGTKFSFRIGLIEVPHDADSRQGLPASEIFDGRTCLLVFQSSNAAEIVQSQLQRWNIETTTVFTVEEARLNLRRQSFDLLLVDSSLRTEDPLSTAKEVANALEEVSSRPATIFLKPIGLTLLPHQLREAKIDEVLRKPLSPSRIYDALAGALGEKTIIAADVAPEEEIVPNERELETPARVLVAEDNAINRKVITMQLEKIGISADTVSNGQEAVAAWQNLHYPIIFMDCQMPEVDGYEATRRIRAAYAETSKNMDGEPVSPPYIIALTANALKGDRDLCLAAGMDDYIAKPARNIVLRSVLERWRESKKQ, encoded by the coding sequence ATGTCCGAACAGGAAAAGAGAAACTCAGCAGAGGTTTCAACGAAGCGATGCCCCTATTCTCTCGCCGTTTCTGTAGCTGGAATTATTGCGTCTTTCATCGTTCTGGTTGGTTGGCAGATTAAAAGCTCTCTGATCGTCCAGATCGGCCCGGGTCTGGCACCGATGCCGTCAACGACGGCGATCGGGTTCCTCTTCCTCTCTATCGCCGTTTTAGCCTCCTCGATTCGAGGGCCTGCGAAATCAATCCGAGTAGCTAGGCTCGCTTCGATCCTTTTGATTTTTTGGGCAGGACTCAATTTGCTGCAACATGCTTTTCCGATTCAGTTCGGGATCGATTCACTTTTCGGTAGACCGTTCATCGAATATGGATCCGACGCCCCCGGAAGAATGTCGATCCTGAGTGGGTGGTTCTTTCTATCAATCGGCGTCGCCGTCCTTTTCTATTCCCTCCAATCCTTGAAGACCAACTCGGGGATTCTGGTCATTCTGATTTCCGGGATGGTCGCCGGAATATCGAGCTCCGTGCTGATTTCCTACGCCGTCGATATCCAACCAACGATCTGGTTCGGTGAACAGCTAACCGCGATGTCTCTTCACACCGCTCTTGGCTTTTTCCTACTCTCCACTGGCCTGATCACACTTCAACTTCGCTGCGGTATCGCTAGTTTTGTGGATTCCTCGCGTTGGCTCTGGTTTCCCGTTCTCTGCTCCACGACTTTTGCAATTTTCACCATCTATTTCGCTATATCAACGAATTCGGAGCAGGGTCGCATTAAAGTCGCTAGCGGAGCGACTGACTCCATGACAAAATTATTGTCTGCCCGTCTTGATGAGCTTGAGAACGCTCTCTCCCGAATGGGAGAACGGGTTTCGCTCTCTCAAGCCGACGAGTATGAGCGTTGGGCGAAGGATGCCGCACACTACCTTGAAGATTTTCCTTCGTTGAACTTCATCGCCGTTCAAGACAGGGCTCTGAACATCAACTGGGCTTATCCCGAATCAAATACCGTTTTTGACGAATGGATGAAGAAAAACGCGATGACGTGGGATCCTTCTGAGACCCTAACCATTCAAAGCATTCCCGGAAACGTCTCCCCTCATAAAATCGCCTTGAGTATCTACGAAGGAACGCCGGGGGATGCCGATTCGCGGGAGATCCACCTATTTGCCATTATTGATTGGGAGAATTTGGCATTTGGTACTCTTGATGAGTTTCGCGGGCAGTTAGGGAAAAACTCCGCCAACATGTCGATCACTCTGGCGCCCACTAGCGAAATCGGCTCAATGGACTTCGGTCATAATGCGGTTTCTGTTCGAAGATTGACCAACCGTTTCTCCTGGATTGTCACTGCGGATCCACGGTCATTGGAAACTCGGAACCGTCTTCAAAATATCTTTTTAGCCGGGGGAATTATTACTTCGATCCTCTTCTCCTTTCTCATCCACAGTCTTCAGGTCGGCCGTCGTCGTTTGAAGGAAGTGGAAGAGGCTCGCTGGGAACTGGCCCGGAATCAGGCCCGCCTAAAATCATTTGTGGCCCACGCTCCAGCTGCGGTGGCCATGTTTGACCCCCAATTGCGCTACATCGCTGCGAGTCGATATTGGTTGAAAGATTACCGACTGGAAGACCGTCCGATTCTCGGAATCTCTCACTACGAGATCTTTCCCAACATCAGTGATGAGTGGAAGGAGATTCACAATCGATGCCTTGAGGGAAAGGTCGAATACTGTAACCGAGACCGCTGGCGTCCTCCGGGCTGGGATCATGACCAATACCTGCGGTGGGAGGTGCGTCCCTGGCACGAGCCCGACGGATCGATTGGTGGGATCATGATGTTCACGAGCGACGTCACTCTCGATGTCCAACGGGAACTTGAGATTATTTCGATGCAGGAAAAAGCGGAAGAGGCCAATCGATTGAAGAGTGAGTTCCTCGCCAATATGAGCCATGAGATCCGGACCCCCATGAACGGGGTAATCGGCATGACTTCAATCCTTCAAGAAACTTCTCTGAGCCCTGATCAGAGTGACTGCGTGGAAGTTATTCGTGAAAGCGCCGATGCTCTCCTTAGTATCATTGATGACATCCTTGATTTCTCAAAAATTGAAGCGGGCAAGGTTCAACTGGAGAACGAACGCTTTTCGCTGGGCGAACTGGTCAATACGACCGTGGAGCTGCTTTTACCCGTAGCCGCCCGGCGGGGAAATGAGATCCTTCCTTGGATCGAACTGGAAAAGCCAGTTGAGTTGATGGGGGATTCCGGGCGGATCCGGCAAATCATCACAAATCTTCTCGGGAATTCGATTAAATTCACTGAGAACGGGGAAATCATCCTGAAAATTAAGGCAATCGAACGAGCACGGGGTAAGCTGTACCTACTCTTCGAGATCTCGGACACGGGTGTCGGGATGACCGAGGAGCAGTGCACTCGCATCTTTAGGCCATTCGTTCAGGCCGACGGCTCCACGGCGCGGAAGTACGGAGGAACGGGGCTCGGGCTCTCCATCTCTCAGCGTCTGGTCGAAACCATGGGCGGAAAGCTCAAGGTCGAAAGCAAATTGGGGGAAGGAACAAAATTCTCATTCCGCATTGGTCTAATCGAGGTCCCCCATGATGCGGATTCCCGGCAAGGCCTTCCGGCCAGTGAGATCTTTGACGGACGGACTTGCCTCCTAGTTTTCCAGAGTTCCAATGCCGCCGAAATTGTTCAAAGCCAACTCCAGCGTTGGAACATCGAGACGACGACCGTATTTACCGTGGAAGAGGCCAGGCTCAACCTGCGTCGCCAGTCATTCGACCTTCTACTCGTAGATTCGAGCCTTCGCACAGAAGATCCTCTCTCCACCGCCAAGGAGGTTGCCAACGCCCTGGAAGAGGTTTCGAGCCGACCCGCGACCATTTTCCTGAAACCGATCGGTCTGACCCTTCTTCCACACCAGCTGCGAGAGGCCAAGATTGATGAAGTTCTGAGAAAACCTCTCTCTCCTTCGCGTATTTATGACGCGCTCGCCGGTGCCCTTGGGGAAAAGACAATCATTGCTGCGGATGTGGCTCCCGAGGAAGAAATTGTGCCGAATGAAAGGGAACTCGAGACGCCTGCCCGTGTACTCGTAGCTGAGGACAATGCGATCAACCGCAAAGTCATAACCATGCAGCTGGAGAAGATTGGTATTTCCGCCGATACGGTCTCCAACGGGCAAGAGGCAGTCGCAGCTTGGCAGAATCTTCACTATCCAATCATTTTCATGGATTGTCAGATGCCCGAAGTCGACGGATACGAAGCAACCCGCCGAATCCGGGCTGCCTATGCAGAAACGAGTAAGAACATGGACGGCGAGCCAGTCAGCCCACCCTACATCATCGCTCTCACGGCCAACGCTCTCAAGGGAGATCGGGATCTTTGCCTAGCAGCGGGGATGGATGACTACATCGCCAAGCCAGCTCGCAACATCGTCCTCCGGTCCGTTCTAGAACGGTGGCGGGAGTCGAAGAAGCAATAA
- a CDS encoding tetratricopeptide repeat protein translates to MSDQPLTELDPRIRKQVEKARNSVKTGSAAFAIEICMGLVEKYPGCVEAREVLHSAHRAAKSGKKKSFLSGLTSKPLSKIGGVTLKKDPAKAMIQAEKILKDDPDSVDALRLLGDGAALKDLPHTAVFAYEGAYEKDTSNLDVAKKLADLYLKVDRPNDCIRVCERIIREHPGDGEAQDIVKRASVAQSMEKGKWEEEGDFRSKLKNKAEAENLEQASRSTTTEENLEKLIQDTYEKIQAEPENLTNYKQISTYYHRAGDYESAISWVQEARKLEGGKADVSLERLETKLYREYVDSLIQAKKAELEADPENQELQQELEGMVEERKKYLIEHSADMVKRYPNDYAARHQYGELLLEDGQIDLAIQQLQIALRNPKVRIPSLNLLGQAYKAKEFYDLAAEQFETAKGEINGMSEIKKDVIYNLAECYEKMGETEKAIDRYKEIYSADIGFRDVSKKIDEFYANRNKG, encoded by the coding sequence ATGTCCGACCAACCGCTTACAGAGCTAGATCCCCGAATCCGTAAACAAGTCGAAAAGGCCAGAAACAGTGTCAAAACTGGCAGTGCCGCTTTCGCAATAGAGATCTGCATGGGTCTCGTAGAGAAGTATCCAGGGTGCGTCGAAGCGCGAGAGGTGCTCCATTCCGCTCACCGAGCCGCCAAGTCGGGCAAGAAGAAATCTTTCCTTTCTGGTCTGACCTCCAAACCTCTCTCGAAAATCGGAGGGGTTACCTTGAAGAAAGATCCGGCCAAGGCGATGATTCAGGCCGAAAAAATTCTCAAGGACGACCCGGATAGCGTCGATGCTCTTCGCCTACTCGGCGACGGAGCGGCTCTCAAAGATCTACCCCATACCGCTGTTTTTGCTTATGAGGGTGCCTATGAAAAGGACACCAGCAACCTCGATGTTGCGAAGAAATTGGCCGATCTTTACCTCAAGGTAGATCGTCCCAACGACTGTATCCGTGTCTGTGAGCGCATCATTCGCGAACATCCCGGTGACGGCGAAGCGCAAGACATCGTCAAGCGGGCATCCGTCGCCCAGTCCATGGAAAAGGGCAAATGGGAGGAGGAAGGAGATTTCCGTTCGAAACTGAAGAATAAAGCCGAGGCTGAAAATCTCGAACAGGCAAGCCGCTCGACGACCACTGAAGAGAATCTCGAGAAACTCATCCAAGACACCTACGAGAAGATCCAAGCAGAGCCTGAAAATCTTACCAACTACAAGCAGATCAGCACCTATTACCACCGTGCTGGTGATTACGAGTCAGCCATTTCTTGGGTTCAAGAAGCCCGCAAGCTGGAAGGTGGTAAGGCTGATGTTAGTTTGGAGCGGCTTGAGACAAAGCTTTACCGCGAATATGTCGACAGTCTGATCCAGGCGAAGAAGGCAGAACTCGAGGCCGATCCCGAAAACCAAGAGCTGCAACAAGAGCTCGAGGGAATGGTCGAAGAGCGGAAGAAGTATTTGATCGAGCATTCAGCCGATATGGTCAAGCGCTACCCCAATGACTATGCAGCTCGTCATCAATACGGTGAATTGCTTCTTGAGGACGGCCAGATCGATTTGGCGATTCAGCAACTTCAAATTGCCCTGCGCAACCCGAAGGTGCGCATCCCGAGCCTCAACCTCTTGGGACAAGCCTATAAGGCGAAGGAATTCTACGATTTGGCAGCCGAGCAGTTTGAAACGGCTAAAGGCGAAATCAATGGGATGTCTGAAATCAAAAAGGACGTCATCTACAACCTCGCCGAGTGCTACGAGAAAATGGGTGAAACCGAGAAGGCGATCGACCGTTACAAGGAGATCTATTCCGCCGATATCGGATTCCGGGACGTCTCCAAAAAGATCGACGAGTTCTACGCCAATCGGAACAAGGGCTAA
- a CDS encoding glycosyltransferase — translation MRLARNGEFAQEIISSENRFVTISSCSSAQLRWTPEVLFSMVHSSDLARSAFNFMRICIFSDSFYPYISGVSIAILQQANALAARGHEVSIVRPRPARKEAAESIPDLDPTIQIFDTPVTIPHRAFARLRLACPTFFSTWRKLRTVNPDVIHVHTEFGTGWEGLAMARVRKVPLLGTFHTFFAEPEYLKHFPVPNCRLTRGVLWRYSVGFFNRCHTVITPSRAVHDSLAGRGAKCRLEKVSNGIRRPKLQTEESIRERRREMDLEGVTFLYVGRVSHEKSIELVLEAFGQVWSINPSVRLLVIGGGPHEKELRQMAVKMPCAAAIQFTGAIPNHQLLSENLYRLGDVFVTASTTENQPVSILEAMSFGLPLIGPRAKGLPEMILDDQNGRLVEPKDVKSLAQAMTQAAEDHEARERWAQGAISMAQEHDLDRVAGRLEDLYQDAITSRRVPV, via the coding sequence ATGCGTCTAGCCCGAAATGGGGAATTCGCTCAGGAAATCATCTCATCCGAGAATCGGTTTGTGACGATTTCTTCATGTAGCAGCGCCCAATTGCGTTGGACTCCAGAAGTCCTTTTCAGCATGGTTCACAGTTCCGACTTAGCACGATCAGCCTTCAATTTCATGCGAATCTGTATATTCTCGGATAGTTTTTATCCCTATATTTCCGGCGTCTCGATAGCGATCCTTCAACAAGCCAACGCGCTCGCCGCCCGGGGTCATGAGGTGTCTATCGTCCGCCCACGGCCCGCCCGCAAGGAGGCGGCAGAATCGATCCCAGACCTTGATCCGACCATCCAAATTTTTGACACTCCGGTCACCATCCCTCACCGCGCTTTCGCACGCCTGCGTCTTGCCTGTCCGACCTTTTTCTCCACCTGGCGCAAACTTCGCACGGTCAATCCCGATGTGATCCACGTCCATACCGAATTTGGAACCGGATGGGAGGGTCTTGCCATGGCCCGCGTTCGGAAAGTTCCGCTACTGGGCACCTTCCATACGTTTTTCGCCGAACCGGAATACCTGAAGCATTTCCCGGTGCCCAATTGCCGACTGACCCGGGGAGTACTCTGGCGGTATTCGGTTGGTTTTTTCAACCGCTGCCACACGGTGATTACCCCCTCCCGGGCGGTCCATGACTCTCTAGCCGGGCGCGGGGCCAAATGCCGACTTGAAAAGGTTTCGAACGGTATCCGACGTCCCAAACTGCAAACGGAGGAATCCATCCGAGAACGGCGCCGCGAAATGGATTTGGAGGGAGTCACCTTTCTCTATGTTGGCCGGGTGTCCCATGAAAAGTCGATCGAGCTGGTCCTCGAGGCGTTTGGGCAAGTCTGGTCAATCAATCCAAGCGTCCGCCTCCTCGTGATTGGCGGAGGGCCCCACGAGAAGGAACTGCGGCAAATGGCAGTGAAAATGCCCTGCGCCGCGGCAATTCAATTCACGGGAGCCATTCCCAATCACCAACTGCTCTCCGAAAACCTCTATCGTCTCGGCGATGTCTTCGTTACCGCGAGTACGACCGAAAATCAGCCAGTCAGCATCCTCGAAGCGATGTCGTTCGGGTTGCCTTTGATCGGGCCGAGGGCCAAGGGACTGCCGGAGATGATTCTCGACGATCAAAACGGCCGCCTCGTCGAACCCAAAGATGTGAAGAGCCTCGCTCAGGCCATGACCCAGGCCGCCGAGGATCACGAAGCCCGGGAGCGATGGGCTCAAGGAGCCATCTCAATGGCCCAAGAACACGATCTCGACCGCGTCGCCGGGCGATTGGAAGATCTTTACCAAGATGCGATAACTTCCCGCCGTGTACCCGTATGA